In bacterium, a single genomic region encodes these proteins:
- the fabG gene encoding 3-oxoacyl-[acyl-carrier-protein] reductase, whose protein sequence is MMLSGKTALVTGASRGIGRAIALRFAAEGAFVVVNYAGNDAAAGETLAAIESAGGKAVLSRFDVGSAAEVDAAVKAIIADRGRIDILVNNAGVTRDNLLMRLTEDDFDAVVRTNLKGTFLVTKVVSRQMIRQRSGRIVNMSSVVGEMGNAGQSVYAATKAGILGFTKAMARELASREITVNAIAPGFITTDMTEKLPEAARKEFAERIPLGRFGAPEEVAALALFLASDAAAYVTGQVVGVNGGMYM, encoded by the coding sequence ATGATGCTGTCGGGGAAAACGGCGCTGGTGACCGGCGCTTCCCGGGGGATCGGGCGCGCCATCGCCCTGCGCTTCGCCGCGGAAGGCGCCTTCGTCGTGGTGAACTACGCCGGGAACGACGCGGCGGCGGGCGAAACGCTCGCGGCGATCGAATCGGCGGGAGGGAAGGCGGTTCTCTCGCGATTCGACGTGGGGAGCGCCGCCGAGGTCGACGCGGCGGTCAAGGCGATCATCGCGGATCGCGGCCGGATCGACATCCTCGTGAACAACGCCGGGGTCACCCGGGACAACCTCCTGATGCGGCTGACCGAGGACGATTTCGATGCCGTCGTGCGGACGAACCTGAAAGGGACGTTCCTCGTCACGAAGGTCGTCTCCCGGCAGATGATCCGGCAGCGGTCCGGACGGATCGTGAACATGAGCTCGGTCGTGGGCGAGATGGGGAACGCGGGGCAGTCGGTCTACGCCGCGACCAAGGCGGGGATCCTCGGTTTCACCAAGGCGATGGCTCGGGAGCTCGCCTCCCGGGAGATCACGGTGAACGCGATCGCGCCGGGGTTCATCACGACCGACATGACCGAAAAGCTGCCCGAGGCGGCGCGCAAGGAGTTCGCCGAACGGATCCCGCTCGGGCGGTTCGGCGCGCCGGAGGAGGTCGCCGCGCTGGCGCTCTTCCTCGCGTCCGACGCGGCGGCGTACGTGACCGGGCAGGTGGTGGGCGTCAACGGCGGGATGTACATGTAG
- the fabD gene encoding ACP S-malonyltransferase, giving the protein MGIGLLFPGQASQFPGMGKDLHDAYPVARRTFEEASEALSRDVAALCFRGTEEELRMTENTQPAIFTVSVAAFRVLAAETGIRPACAAGHSLGEYSALVAAGVFPLREAVRVLRSRGKYMQEAVPVGEGAMAAILGLSPSQVEEACRAGASLGVVSPANFNGGGQIVISGAAKAVAAACEAAKAAGAKRALPLPVSAPFHCPLMHPAADRLAPELRAIPQGPFAFPVVANVTAAAYGAGEAVADMLIRQITAPVRWEESVLAMRAAGAVAFLEVGPGKVLSGLLRRIEKDAATACFCGPADIDGARGLNA; this is encoded by the coding sequence ATGGGGATCGGGCTCCTCTTTCCGGGGCAGGCGTCGCAGTTCCCCGGTATGGGAAAGGATCTTCACGACGCGTACCCCGTCGCGCGGCGTACCTTCGAGGAGGCGTCCGAGGCCCTTTCGCGCGACGTGGCGGCCCTTTGTTTCCGGGGAACCGAGGAAGAGCTCCGGATGACGGAAAACACGCAGCCGGCGATCTTCACCGTGAGCGTGGCCGCCTTCCGGGTCCTCGCGGCCGAGACCGGGATACGGCCGGCCTGCGCGGCGGGACACTCCCTCGGGGAATATTCCGCGCTGGTGGCGGCGGGCGTCTTTCCCTTGCGGGAAGCGGTCCGGGTGCTGCGCTCGCGCGGGAAATACATGCAGGAAGCCGTCCCGGTGGGGGAGGGCGCGATGGCGGCGATCCTCGGGCTTTCCCCTTCGCAGGTCGAGGAGGCGTGCCGGGCGGGAGCTTCGCTCGGCGTCGTGTCGCCCGCGAACTTCAACGGCGGCGGCCAGATCGTGATCTCGGGGGCGGCGAAGGCGGTGGCGGCGGCATGCGAGGCGGCGAAGGCGGCCGGCGCCAAGCGGGCCCTTCCTCTCCCCGTGAGCGCGCCGTTCCATTGTCCCTTGATGCACCCCGCGGCCGACCGGCTCGCTCCCGAGCTGCGGGCGATTCCGCAGGGGCCGTTCGCGTTCCCGGTGGTGGCCAACGTGACGGCGGCCGCGTACGGAGCGGGAGAAGCCGTCGCCGACATGCTGATCCGCCAGATCACCGCACCGGTTCGGTGGGAGGAATCGGTCCTGGCGATGCGGGCCGCGGGGGCCGTCGCGTTCCTCGAGGTGGGGCCGGGAAAGGTCCTCTCGGGGCTCCTCCGCCGTATCGAAAAGGACGCGGCGACGGCGTGCTTCTGCGGTCCGGCCGACATCGACGGGGCGCGGGGGCTGAACGCCTGA
- a CDS encoding beta-ketoacyl-ACP synthase III — protein sequence MASKIVGLGMYAPPKELTNLDLEKLVDTNDAWITERTGIRVRHVAEPKTPNSDLCVEAARKALDDAGVDPAELDIVVVGTLTPDMPFPATACFLQAKIGATNAYGMDLSAACSGFVYSLSVTDALIRAGRGKKALVVGSEILSSVVDYTDRGTCILFGDGAGAAVLSECPEGDGVLSCHLHSDGNLWNLIHCPGGGTLHPYSPEMVEQRLHFIRMAGNETFKHAVLKMVEVAGEALDRNGVNIDDVKLFIPHQANMRIIQVVGKRLGIPDERVFVNLDRYGNTSAASIPIALAEAKAQGRFAAGDLVLVVAFGGGLTWASALMRM from the coding sequence TTGGCATCGAAAATCGTCGGGCTGGGGATGTACGCCCCGCCGAAAGAGTTGACCAATCTCGACCTCGAAAAGTTGGTCGACACGAACGACGCGTGGATCACGGAGCGCACCGGGATCCGGGTCCGCCACGTCGCGGAGCCGAAGACCCCGAATTCCGACCTTTGCGTCGAGGCCGCCCGGAAGGCGCTCGACGACGCGGGGGTCGACCCGGCGGAACTCGACATCGTGGTCGTCGGGACACTGACGCCCGACATGCCGTTCCCCGCCACCGCATGCTTCCTGCAGGCGAAGATCGGGGCGACCAATGCCTACGGCATGGACCTCTCCGCCGCCTGTTCGGGGTTCGTCTACTCCCTGTCGGTGACCGACGCGTTGATCCGGGCGGGCCGGGGAAAGAAGGCCCTCGTGGTCGGCTCGGAGATCCTTTCCTCCGTGGTGGATTACACCGACCGGGGCACCTGCATCCTCTTCGGCGACGGAGCGGGAGCGGCGGTTCTCTCCGAGTGCCCGGAGGGGGACGGGGTCCTCAGCTGCCACCTGCACTCGGACGGCAACCTGTGGAACCTGATCCATTGCCCGGGGGGCGGGACGTTGCATCCGTACTCCCCGGAGATGGTCGAGCAGCGTCTCCACTTCATCCGGATGGCGGGGAACGAGACGTTCAAGCACGCCGTCCTGAAGATGGTCGAGGTCGCCGGCGAGGCGCTGGACCGGAACGGTGTGAACATCGACGACGTCAAACTCTTCATCCCGCACCAGGCGAACATGCGCATCATCCAGGTCGTCGGGAAACGGCTCGGGATCCCCGATGAGCGCGTCTTCGTCAACCTCGACCGGTACGGGAACACCTCCGCCGCCTCCATACCGATCGCGCTCGCGGAAGCCAAGGCGCAGGGACGGTTCGCCGCCGGGGACCTCGTGCTCGTCGTCGCGTTCGGGGGGGGGCTCACCTGGGCCTCCGCCCTGATGCGGATGTAA
- the plsX gene encoding phosphate acyltransferase PlsX has protein sequence MKIAVDAMGGDHAPREVVRGAVESARSNGLSLILVGQEERIRAELREIDVSGAAIEVLHASEVVEMCDVPAIALRKKRDSSIRVGLRLVADGKASCFVSAGNSGAVMAGGFLILKKIHGVDRPAIAATIPTPHGPVVLIDAGANVDCKPAHLLQFGYMGEAYSRTILGIPRPRVGVVSIGEEESKGTDLTRDTSELFRRTGLNFIGNVEGRDFFAGKADVFVCDGFVGNVAIKTMEGMATAIGQFLKEEIRKSLMAKVGAMLAERALRGVKDKLDYEEYGGAPLLGVRGGVFICHGSSSERAIKNGIRAAGSLARCGVDEEIARSIAARGHAAASAPAKP, from the coding sequence ATGAAAATCGCAGTGGATGCGATGGGGGGGGACCATGCCCCGCGCGAAGTCGTGCGTGGCGCGGTCGAGTCTGCCCGTTCCAACGGCCTCTCCCTGATCCTGGTCGGCCAGGAGGAGCGGATCCGCGCGGAGCTGCGCGAGATCGACGTTTCCGGCGCCGCCATCGAGGTGCTGCACGCCTCCGAAGTCGTGGAGATGTGCGACGTTCCCGCCATCGCGCTGCGGAAGAAGCGGGACTCGTCGATCCGCGTCGGGCTTCGTCTTGTCGCCGACGGGAAGGCGTCCTGCTTCGTCAGCGCGGGAAACTCCGGCGCGGTGATGGCGGGAGGGTTCCTGATCCTCAAGAAGATCCACGGGGTGGACCGCCCGGCGATCGCGGCGACCATCCCCACGCCCCACGGCCCGGTGGTCCTCATCGACGCCGGCGCAAACGTGGACTGCAAGCCCGCCCACCTGCTGCAGTTCGGGTACATGGGCGAGGCGTACTCCCGGACGATCCTCGGGATCCCCCGGCCGCGCGTCGGGGTCGTCAGCATCGGCGAGGAGGAGTCGAAGGGGACGGACCTCACGCGGGATACGTCCGAGCTGTTCCGCCGCACGGGGCTGAATTTCATCGGGAACGTCGAGGGACGGGATTTCTTCGCCGGGAAGGCCGACGTCTTCGTCTGCGACGGGTTCGTCGGGAACGTCGCGATCAAGACGATGGAGGGGATGGCGACGGCCATCGGCCAGTTCCTGAAAGAGGAGATCCGGAAGTCCCTCATGGCGAAGGTGGGAGCCATGCTCGCGGAGCGCGCGCTTCGGGGGGTGAAGGACAAGCTGGACTACGAGGAGTACGGCGGGGCGCCGCTGCTCGGAGTGCGGGGCGGGGTATTCATCTGCCACGGGTCGTCCAGCGAGCGGGCGATCAAGAACGGGATTCGTGCCGCCGGTTCCCTGGCGCGCTGCGGTGTGGACGAGGAGATCGCCCGTTCCATCGCGGCGCGTGGACACGCAGCCGCGAGCGCTCCGGCGAAACCGTAA
- the rpmF gene encoding 50S ribosomal protein L32: MPNPKRRGSKCRRDKRRTHKKLSQPAVSICPQCKATKRPHAVCPTCGTYNGREVIAKTED; encoded by the coding sequence ATGCCGAATCCGAAACGACGCGGATCGAAGTGCCGCCGGGACAAGCGGCGCACGCACAAGAAGCTGTCCCAGCCGGCGGTGAGCATCTGCCCGCAGTGCAAGGCGACCAAGCGCCCTCATGCCGTTTGCCCGACGTGCGGGACCTACAACGGCCGGGAAGTCATCGCCAAGACCGAAGACTGA
- a CDS encoding DUF177 domain-containing protein, which yields MYIRVSEVPGGGLDVFASRGKASIPRVLEGMDPAPLRELHLVDAELLITVESGDVWAEGSFEAQGAGLCDRCSDPVTLRFGKAFRTILTPKSRGPEGAASVQLREDDLDVGYYDGTGIETNDILWEQVALELPLKVLCTEACRGLCPVCGKNRNREACSCAAGNAPGPFDILKNLKGKKE from the coding sequence TTGTACATCCGGGTATCCGAAGTTCCCGGGGGCGGACTGGATGTTTTCGCCTCCCGGGGAAAGGCGTCGATCCCCCGCGTTCTCGAAGGGATGGACCCCGCGCCGTTGCGGGAGCTTCACCTGGTCGACGCCGAGCTGCTGATCACGGTCGAGTCCGGCGACGTCTGGGCCGAGGGGTCGTTCGAAGCGCAGGGGGCAGGTCTTTGCGACCGTTGTTCCGACCCGGTAACGCTCCGGTTCGGGAAGGCGTTCCGGACGATCCTGACCCCGAAGAGCCGGGGGCCGGAAGGCGCGGCGTCGGTCCAATTGCGCGAGGACGACCTCGATGTCGGGTATTATGACGGCACGGGGATCGAAACGAACGACATCCTGTGGGAGCAGGTGGCCCTCGAACTGCCGCTCAAGGTGCTTTGCACCGAGGCGTGCCGCGGGCTCTGCCCCGTGTGCGGGAAGAACCGGAACCGGGAGGCGTGCTCCTGCGCGGCAGGGAACGCTCCGGGGCCGTTCGATATTCTCAAGAACCTGAAAGGGAAAAAGGAGTAA
- the amrB gene encoding AmmeMemoRadiSam system protein B, with product MKRMPAVSGQFYPGTASGLSRELLALTREVEGRKPAIGVVVPHAGYVYSGAVAGEVFSSIQVPDRAVIFCPNHTGMGEDIAIMSRGAWRMPWGDVPIDEELAARLQTACPLLQEDSSAHLREHSIEVQLPFLHRFRPDVRIVPVALGRLSIEDCRELGEGVADAIAGEADRPLLVASSDMSHYVSDAVARKKDRMAIDRMLALDPEGLYRTVQTERISMCGVLPATVVLFAARRLGATSALLIRYATSGDVSREFDRVVGYAGLAFR from the coding sequence ATGAAGCGCATGCCCGCCGTCTCCGGCCAGTTCTACCCCGGCACCGCTTCCGGCCTTTCCCGGGAGCTCCTCGCGTTGACGCGGGAGGTGGAGGGGAGGAAACCGGCGATCGGGGTCGTCGTCCCCCACGCGGGATACGTCTACTCGGGAGCGGTAGCCGGGGAAGTGTTCTCCTCCATCCAGGTACCGGACCGGGCCGTGATTTTCTGCCCGAACCATACCGGGATGGGGGAGGATATCGCCATCATGTCCCGCGGGGCATGGCGGATGCCGTGGGGGGATGTCCCCATCGACGAGGAGCTTGCCGCGCGCCTCCAAACCGCCTGTCCCCTCCTCCAGGAGGACTCCTCGGCCCACCTCCGGGAGCATTCGATCGAGGTGCAGCTTCCGTTCCTGCACCGGTTCCGGCCGGACGTGCGCATCGTCCCCGTCGCCCTGGGGCGACTTTCCATCGAGGATTGCCGGGAGCTGGGGGAAGGAGTGGCGGACGCGATCGCGGGAGAGGCCGACCGCCCCCTGCTGGTCGCCAGCTCCGACATGTCGCACTACGTGTCCGACGCCGTCGCGCGAAAGAAGGACCGGATGGCGATCGACCGGATGCTGGCGCTCGACCCCGAGGGGCTCTACCGGACCGTCCAAACCGAGCGGATCTCGATGTGCGGGGTGTTGCCGGCCACGGTCGTCCTTTTCGCCGCCCGCCGGCTTGGCGCGACCTCGGCCCTTCTGATAAGATACGCCACTTCCGGCGATGTCAGCCGGGAGTTCGACCGGGTAGTGGGGTACGCGGGGCTCGCTTTCCGCTGA
- the gltX gene encoding glutamate--tRNA ligase: MPNVVTRFAPSPTGRLTIGGVRTALFSWLYARNNGGKFILRIEDTDQERSTPENVQVILDSLSWLGIDWDEGPYFQTQRMELYRKEAERLVAEGKAYRCVCTKEELDARRKEMESRKEKPRYDGRCRNVPENEKAGKPSVIRFKAPPDGETEVRDLVLKKTIVFRNAELDDLILIRTDGWPTYNFVVAVDDSSMGVTHVLRGDDHLNNTPKQILIYHALGYPVPHFGHFPLIHGTEGGKMSKRDGKDFDDPSSLGYYPRHGFLPEAVVNYLARLGWGHGDQEIFSVEELKSLFTLEGTNNSPSRFDMTKLLHLNAHYIKSADPSRIAALLLPFLERLGIEAVPSPRLTAIVRTLQERARTLEEMAESAEYYFREKPTDPKAAAKFLTPAIAPVLDDIAQSFSSLDTFTPAGMEETLHAVVERHGGNLKVHQPIRVALTGGTASPGLFEVMEILGRDEVVRRLKAAVTRIGA, translated from the coding sequence ATGCCGAACGTCGTGACGCGCTTCGCGCCCAGCCCCACGGGGAGACTCACCATCGGAGGGGTCCGGACCGCTCTCTTCAGCTGGCTGTACGCACGGAACAACGGGGGAAAGTTCATTCTCCGGATCGAAGACACGGACCAGGAGCGTTCCACTCCGGAAAACGTCCAGGTCATCCTCGACTCGCTGTCGTGGCTGGGAATCGACTGGGACGAGGGCCCCTACTTCCAGACGCAGCGGATGGAGCTGTATCGCAAGGAAGCCGAACGCCTCGTTGCCGAGGGAAAAGCGTACCGTTGCGTCTGCACGAAGGAGGAGCTCGACGCAAGGCGCAAGGAGATGGAGTCCCGCAAGGAGAAGCCGCGGTACGACGGCCGTTGCCGGAACGTCCCGGAGAACGAAAAGGCCGGAAAGCCGTCCGTGATCCGGTTCAAGGCTCCTCCCGACGGGGAGACGGAAGTCCGCGACCTGGTGCTCAAGAAGACGATCGTCTTCCGGAACGCGGAGCTGGACGACCTGATCCTGATCCGCACCGACGGGTGGCCCACATACAACTTCGTCGTGGCGGTGGACGACTCCTCGATGGGGGTCACCCACGTGCTCCGCGGCGACGACCACCTGAACAACACCCCCAAGCAGATCCTCATCTACCACGCCCTCGGCTACCCCGTTCCCCACTTCGGCCACTTTCCCCTGATCCACGGAACGGAAGGAGGAAAGATGTCGAAGCGCGACGGGAAGGACTTCGACGACCCGTCGTCTCTCGGATATTACCCGCGGCACGGCTTCCTCCCGGAGGCCGTGGTGAACTACCTCGCCCGGCTCGGGTGGGGTCACGGGGACCAGGAGATCTTCTCCGTGGAAGAGCTGAAATCGCTCTTCACGCTGGAAGGGACGAACAACTCGCCCTCCCGGTTCGACATGACCAAGCTGCTCCACCTCAACGCCCACTACATCAAGAGCGCCGATCCTTCGCGGATCGCCGCCCTGCTCCTCCCCTTCCTCGAAAGACTCGGGATCGAGGCGGTGCCGTCGCCGCGGCTGACGGCGATCGTGCGCACGCTGCAGGAGCGCGCCCGAACGCTGGAGGAGATGGCCGAATCGGCGGAGTATTATTTCCGGGAGAAACCGACCGACCCGAAGGCCGCGGCGAAATTCCTGACCCCGGCGATCGCGCCGGTGCTCGATGACATCGCGCAGTCGTTCTCTTCCCTCGACACGTTCACCCCCGCCGGGATGGAAGAGACGCTCCACGCCGTCGTGGAGCGGCACGGCGGCAACCTCAAGGTTCACCAGCCGATCCGAGTCGCCCTCACCGGGGGGACCGCGTCGCCGGGGCTGTTCGAAGTGATGGAGATCCTCGGGCGGGACGAGGTGGTACGCCGCCTGAAGGCCGCAGTTACGCGTATTGGCGCTTGA
- a CDS encoding PEP-CTERM sorting domain-containing protein has translation MNRVKYSVILLLFSCFLIIPLISNASIVTFFGSGTYTVNSPTGDVIKNMNIIVNINDQVLPLWDIYPDAGVYRYDINSWYFIGDKDTDIIDYGTRGYFPFFVSVQNDGKILHYSDPFDTLFLSDKTNRQYFGPTFFDEFNLPLTGPLSFNLNWDNYNNGTGEPLEYARAHFTVAAVAPVPEPSTMLLLGSGLVGLVGYGRRRFKK, from the coding sequence ATGAATCGCGTGAAATATTCCGTTATTCTACTATTGTTTTCTTGTTTCCTTATTATTCCATTGATTAGCAATGCGTCTATAGTAACGTTTTTCGGCAGCGGAACTTATACTGTGAATTCCCCTACTGGGGATGTTATAAAGAATATGAATATTATAGTAAATATAAATGATCAGGTGTTACCCTTGTGGGATATTTATCCTGACGCTGGCGTTTATCGTTATGATATAAATAGTTGGTATTTTATTGGCGACAAGGACACCGATATTATTGATTATGGTACTCGTGGGTATTTTCCTTTTTTTGTTAGTGTACAGAATGATGGTAAAATATTACATTATTCCGACCCTTTTGACACATTATTTCTATCAGATAAAACAAATAGGCAATATTTTGGGCCCACTTTCTTTGATGAATTTAACCTGCCATTGACAGGCCCATTATCGTTTAATTTAAACTGGGATAATTATAATAATGGTACAGGTGAACCATTAGAATATGCACGGGCACATTTCACGGTCGCCGCTGTCGCCCCCGTCCCCGAACCCTCCACGATGCTCCTGCTGGGGAGCGGGTTGGTCGGGTTGGTTGGCTACGGCAGGAGGCGGTTCAAGAAGTAA
- a CDS encoding SDR family oxidoreductase encodes MKSGNMMGKVAIVTGGASGIGAAIVRDLAALGAQVVIADANLAKARVLAGELGERTLACEVDVSDPPSVSSMVDITRRTFGGLHLAVNNAGIGGPGELIADVAIGDWRRVIDVDLNGVFYCMKYEIPAMLAAGGGAIVNMASIFGTVGNPRTAAYVAAKHALVGLTRVAALDYARQGIRVNAIGPGVIETSLVASALDSPSARQAFIDLHPMGRLGMPGEVAALTTFLLSDRASFITGSYHVVDGGYTAR; translated from the coding sequence ATGAAGAGCGGGAATATGATGGGGAAGGTGGCGATCGTCACGGGCGGCGCTTCCGGCATCGGGGCGGCGATCGTGCGCGATCTCGCGGCCCTTGGGGCGCAAGTCGTCATCGCCGATGCGAATCTCGCCAAGGCGCGCGTTCTGGCCGGGGAACTCGGCGAACGCACGCTGGCTTGCGAGGTCGATGTCTCCGATCCGCCGTCGGTCAGTTCCATGGTGGATATCACGCGGCGGACCTTCGGTGGGCTTCACCTGGCGGTCAACAACGCCGGTATCGGCGGACCGGGGGAATTGATCGCCGATGTCGCGATCGGGGACTGGCGGCGCGTGATCGACGTCGATCTGAACGGCGTTTTCTACTGCATGAAGTACGAGATACCGGCCATGCTTGCCGCCGGCGGCGGTGCGATCGTCAACATGGCGTCGATCTTCGGGACGGTGGGCAACCCGCGGACGGCGGCCTACGTCGCGGCGAAGCATGCGTTGGTCGGCCTGACACGCGTCGCGGCGCTGGATTACGCGCGGCAGGGGATCCGGGTCAACGCGATCGGACCGGGTGTCATCGAGACATCGCTCGTCGCGTCGGCGCTCGACAGCCCTTCGGCCCGCCAGGCGTTCATCGACCTGCACCCGATGGGTCGCCTCGGCATGCCCGGGGAGGTCGCGGCGCTGACGACCTTCCTGCTCTCGGACAGGGCCTCGTTCATCACCGGAAGCTACCATGTCGTGGACGGCGGCTACACGGCGCGATGA
- a CDS encoding PqiC family protein, producing the protein MTPTTPRRTVPVFLAVWLAISAGCAGTVPSKFYTLTPMKAPDAPGKGVSAGEGSFLAVGPVTLPDYLDRPQIMTRSEGNEVRLHETERWAGSLEGDISRVLRENLSALLAGNRITVVRWSPATHPQASFRNRVGVEILRFEGALGGTVVLKARYTLYGADGRKVVSVGESTVREAAGSPEYESLVAAMSRALATLSRNIAAAYRETI; encoded by the coding sequence TTGACCCCTACCACTCCCCGCAGAACCGTCCCGGTGTTCCTTGCGGTCTGGCTTGCGATCTCCGCCGGATGCGCCGGCACCGTCCCGTCGAAGTTCTACACCCTGACCCCCATGAAGGCCCCGGACGCGCCCGGGAAAGGCGTCTCGGCAGGGGAGGGGAGCTTCCTTGCGGTGGGTCCGGTGACCCTGCCCGACTACCTGGACCGTCCCCAGATCATGACGCGTTCGGAGGGGAACGAGGTCCGCCTGCACGAGACGGAGCGGTGGGCAGGCTCCCTCGAGGGGGACATCTCCCGGGTGCTGCGGGAGAATCTCTCCGCGCTGCTCGCGGGGAACCGAATCACCGTGGTCCGCTGGTCGCCGGCGACGCACCCCCAGGCCTCGTTCCGGAACCGGGTGGGGGTGGAGATCCTCCGATTCGAGGGCGCATTGGGGGGAACGGTCGTGCTGAAGGCGCGGTACACCCTCTATGGCGCGGACGGCAGGAAAGTGGTCTCCGTCGGCGAATCGACGGTCCGCGAGGCGGCGGGGAGCCCGGAGTACGAGTCCCTCGTGGCGGCGATGAGCCGGGCCCTCGCGACGCTCAGCCGGAATATCGCGGCGGCGTACCGGGAAACGATATGA
- a CDS encoding MlaD family protein — MGKQASRTVIGAFVVGAVALGVAGVLVFGSGKFLQERIRYVMFFDGSLKGLQVGSPVVMNGVKIGEVTDIRVVGDPAALRFYSPVYIEIEPGKVRIVGQGNAASARFAAKNRYALYKPLMEKGMKAQLVLQSFVTGQLLINLGLYPDKPIRLVGLVKDVPEIPTVPTTLEEMQKTIGDLPLREIAAKLDNVVTGVNRIVNSPELQRTFANLERTSGSIERLANRVDSQVEPLSADVRRTMEAARSTFGEANQALASARGALAQAEKTLAFNEGIPRQVADSLLATLSSARSSLEESRKALVEVQGLSSQSSYLGYEAGSTLEEMKSLSRSLRSLSDYLARHPESLIRGKSPDKGDAR, encoded by the coding sequence ATGGGAAAACAGGCGAGCAGGACGGTGATCGGGGCCTTCGTCGTGGGGGCGGTCGCCCTGGGGGTCGCGGGGGTCCTGGTGTTCGGCTCCGGGAAGTTCCTCCAGGAACGGATACGGTACGTGATGTTCTTCGACGGGTCGCTGAAAGGGCTGCAGGTGGGCTCCCCCGTGGTGATGAACGGGGTCAAGATCGGCGAGGTGACGGACATCCGCGTGGTAGGCGATCCGGCGGCGCTCCGGTTTTACTCTCCTGTATACATCGAGATCGAGCCGGGCAAAGTCAGGATCGTCGGGCAGGGCAACGCGGCGTCGGCAAGATTCGCGGCAAAGAACCGGTACGCGCTTTACAAGCCTTTGATGGAGAAGGGGATGAAAGCCCAGCTCGTCCTGCAGAGTTTCGTCACCGGGCAACTGTTGATCAACCTGGGGCTCTACCCCGACAAGCCGATCCGTCTGGTCGGGCTGGTCAAGGACGTGCCGGAGATCCCGACGGTCCCCACTACCCTCGAGGAAATGCAGAAGACGATCGGGGACCTGCCGCTGCGGGAGATCGCCGCGAAGCTGGACAACGTGGTGACCGGAGTCAACCGGATCGTGAACTCTCCCGAGCTGCAGCGGACCTTCGCCAACCTGGAACGGACCTCCGGGAGCATCGAACGGCTGGCGAATCGCGTGGACTCCCAGGTGGAGCCCCTCTCCGCCGATGTCCGGCGGACAATGGAAGCCGCGCGGAGCACATTCGGCGAAGCGAACCAGGCGCTGGCGTCCGCGCGGGGAGCCCTCGCGCAGGCGGAGAAAACCCTGGCATTCAACGAGGGGATTCCCCGCCAGGTCGCCGACAGTCTCCTTGCCACTCTCTCTTCCGCCAGGAGCTCCCTGGAAGAGAGCCGGAAAGCGCTCGTGGAGGTGCAGGGTCTTTCCTCCCAAAGCTCTTACCTGGGATATGAGGCCGGCTCGACCCTGGAAGAAATGAAATCCCTCTCCCGCTCCCTTCGATCCCTGTCGGACTACCTGGCGCGGCACCCGGAATCGCTGATCCGGGGGAAATCGCCCGATAAAGGAGACGCCCGTTGA
- a CDS encoding ATP-binding cassette domain-containing protein: MGGAAEPYIVVRDLTMAFGSFILQRDLTFTVDRGDIFVIMGGSGCGKSTLLRHLVGLHTPAKGEVLYGDVNFWGLDPEERERFMRRFGILYQSGALWSSMTLAENIALPLEQYTDLDPAGIRERVSLKLALVGLAGFEEYYPSEISGGMKKRAGLARAMALDPDILFFDEPSAGLDPISARRLDNLILELRDSLGATIVVVTHELASIFAIGNNSVFLDTDTKTMLASGNPKTLRDGCPDPKVRNFLTRGEAGTTG, translated from the coding sequence ATGGGCGGGGCCGCGGAGCCGTATATCGTCGTCCGGGACCTGACGATGGCGTTCGGCAGCTTCATCCTCCAGCGGGACCTTACCTTCACGGTCGATCGGGGCGACATCTTCGTCATCATGGGGGGCAGCGGGTGCGGGAAGAGCACCCTGCTTCGGCACCTGGTCGGCCTGCACACTCCCGCGAAAGGCGAAGTCCTCTACGGAGACGTGAATTTCTGGGGACTGGATCCGGAGGAACGGGAGAGGTTCATGCGGCGGTTCGGCATCCTCTACCAGAGCGGCGCGCTGTGGAGCTCGATGACCCTGGCGGAGAACATCGCGCTGCCGCTGGAGCAATACACCGACCTGGACCCGGCCGGCATCCGGGAGCGCGTGTCGCTCAAGCTGGCGCTGGTTGGGCTCGCGGGGTTCGAGGAGTATTACCCTTCGGAGATCAGCGGGGGGATGAAGAAACGGGCCGGGCTGGCGCGGGCCATGGCGCTGGATCCCGACATCCTCTTCTTCGACGAGCCATCGGCGGGCCTGGACCCGATCAGCGCGCGGCGGCTCGACAACCTGATCCTGGAGCTGCGGGACAGCCTCGGGGCGACGATCGTCGTGGTGACCCACGAGCTGGCGAGCATCTTCGCGATCGGGAACAACTCGGTCTTCCTCGACACGGACACGAAGACGATGCTTGCCTCGGGCAACCCGAAGACGCTCAGGGACGGGTGCCCGGACCCGAAGGTGAGGAACTTCCTGACCCGGGGCGAGGCGGGGACCACCGGGTAA